A section of the Aricia agestis chromosome 4, ilAriAges1.1, whole genome shotgun sequence genome encodes:
- the LOC121726455 gene encoding venom acid phosphatase Acph-1-like: protein MMFLLFLLALVRLELTDASVTSRRGQDREMLLAFVVNRHGERSPDADELSLAEDPERIKNITYIEGLEGLTNVGKRRAYQIGKFLRQRYGPSGWKLLSQIYFQDEIMLRSTDKERTKMTAMMAMSALYPPAPEQQWDEGLGKVWQPVPYTAIPLSEDYLRYYSNCQHFKQLMSDAKAQSLREEFANYTDLIAVIKANTGRDFTEDVTLFQVLFDLFRSEVAMGLEIPEWAKPLMPRLGEAAKLAYRLYFRTDEMKKIGGGVILNDFLEAASALAEGKTVKKRFRMFSSHDFNIGSLMEVSKVQQQEQSIPEYGSLFGLELYRSISSGELTVLPIYLPHAGESKVQQLHFASGDTSFDRFRESTLEYALPEHDYYKICNIKTEL, encoded by the exons ATGATGTTCCTGTTGTTTCTTCTGGCGCTGGTTCGGCTGGAGCTGACGGACGCCTCTGTCACCAGCAGGCGAGGGCAGGATCGGGAGATGCTGCTGGCTTTCGTG GTGAACAGGCACGGAGAGCGGTCTCCTGATGCTGACGAGCTATCCCTGGCTGAGGATCCGGAAAGGATCAAGAACATTACCTACATTGAGGGTCTGGAGGGACTTACCAAT GTCGGCAAACGCAGGGCATACCAGATCGGCAAATTCCTGCGTCAACGCTATGGGCCTTCAGGCTGGAAGCTGCTCTCCCAAATCTACTTCCAGGACGAGATTATGCTGAGGAGCACCGACAAGGAGCGGACGAAGATGACCGCTATGATGGCCATGTCGGCGCTGTACCCACCGGCACCGGAGCAGCAGTGGGACGAAGGCCTTGGGAAGGTCTGGCAGCCCGTGCCATACACCGCAATACCGCTGTCTGAAGATTAC CTCCGCTACTACTCCAACTGCCAGCACTTCAAGCAGCTGATGTCGGACGCGAAAGCCCAGTCCCTTCGCGAGGAGTTCGCCAACTACACCGACCTGATCGCCGTGATCAAGGCCAACACCGGGAGGGATTTCACTGAAGATGTCACCCTTTTCCAGGTCTTGTTCGACTTGTTCCGGAGTGAA GTAGCAATGGGTCTGGAAATTCCAGAATGGGCTAAGCCCTTGATGCCCAGACTGGGAGAAGCTGCCAAGTTGGCGTACAGACTGTACTTCAGAACAGATGAGATGAAGAAAATTGGAGGAG GCGTGATCCTCAACGACTTCCTGGAGGCAGCCAGCGCCCTGGCCGAGGGCAAGACCGTCAAGAAGCGGTTCCGCATGTTCTCCTCTCACGACTTCAACATCGGCTCGCTGATGGAGGTGTCGAAGGTGCAGCAGCAGGAGCAGAGCATCCCCGAGTACGGCTCGCTGTTTGGGCTCGAGCTGTATAGATCCATCAGCTCGGGAGAGCTGACAGTATTA CCCATCTACCTCCCTCACGCTGGCGAGTCCAAGGTCCAGCAGCTCCACTTCGCCAGCGGTGACACCAGCTTCGACCGGTTCCGGGAGAGCACCCTGGAGTACGCCCTCCCCGAACACGACTACTACAAGATCTGCAACATCAAAACCGAACTGTGA